The Deltaproteobacteria bacterium genomic sequence GGGCCGCGGGATTCTTGGCCGACGCCATGCACTGGAGCCACCCCCTGCTCTGTCCGCCAGGCTCGACGCCCGACACGCCGGTCCACGCGGTGGGCAGTGCCTACGCCCACGCGGGTTTTGGCCTGGATTGGCAAGGCCAGCCACTGGACCTGCACACCGCCGCCCACCGCGCGCGCTTCTGCCTGGACGATTTTTCCAGCGCCAAAAGCTGCCTGGAACGCGTGCTGGAACGCCCGTGCCCCGTTCTCTGCCTCCCCTGGGGACAACACGACACCGTCACCCTGCAGGCAGCGGCCAATGCCGGTTACCAGGCCGTGCTGACCCTGGGCCGCGGTACCGGCCTGGATCCCCACGCACAGGTGCTCACCATCGGACGCATGGCCGTCAAGGACAATAAATCCACGCCCTGGTTCCTGCGCAAACTGTTGCCACACCTCCTGGGCCCCGGCCCCCACAAAAGAGGACGCGCATGAATCTCTGCTTTGTCAATTCCACGCGCAAATGGGGCGGGGTCAAAACCTGGACCCTCGACGCGGCCTCGGGTCTGTCCGCGCGCGGGCACCGCGTTGTGCTGATTGGACGACCAGGCCCCTTCATCGACACGGCGCGCGCGCGCGGCCTTCCCGCTCGGGGGTGCTCCTTTGGCCCGGATTTCAACCCTCTGCTCATCTCCCGTTTTCTCGGCATGTTTCGCCGCGACGCAACCGATCTGGTCGTGGTCAATGTCGGCAAGGACATGCGTTCCGCCGGCGTGGCGGCCAAACTGCTCGGCATCCCGGTGGTCCACCGCGTCGGGCTGGCCGGAGACATGCTCGACACCTGGAAGGTGCGCGTCCTGCACCGATGGATACGTCCGGCCATTCTGGTTCCATGCGCGCAGATCAAACACGCTCTGCCCCTGGAACTGCCCTACCTGCGCCCGGACGAAATCACCGTGATCCCCACGGGCAAGGTTCCCACGCCCACGCCGCCGACCGAGATCCACCGGCCCCTGCGCTGCATTTCAACCAGCCAGCTCAACGCCGACAAGGGACACGAGGATGTTCTGCGCGCCCTGGCGGAACTGGCCGGACAGGGGGTGAACCTCCTCTACCACGTGGTCGGCACCGGGCGCATCGAGGATCGCCTTCGCGCCCTGGTCCTGGAACTGGGTCTGGAGAACCGCGTCGTCTGGCATGGCTTTCAGTCCGATGTCCGCGCCCTGCTGCGTCAGGCGGACATCTTTCTCCTTCCCTCCCGTCGCGAGGGATTGCCCAACGCCCTGCTCGAAGCCATGGCCGAAGGTTTGGTCTGCGTGGCCCGAAACGTGGGCGGCGTGGCCGAAGTCTGGCCACGGAGCCTGCCGCTGCTCTCCCCGGAGGCCGGGGCCGGGGATATCGCCCGCGTCCTGCGGGAACTCAACACCCTGGACGATACCACCCTGGTGGCGCGCAAGCGCCTGTTCTGGGAGCAGGCCACCGCCAATTCCCTGGATATCATGATCCACCGCCTGGAACGCTTTTTCCTCAACATCACGGAGCGCCCATGACCCCCGCCTCCA encodes the following:
- a CDS encoding glycosyltransferase yields the protein MNLCFVNSTRKWGGVKTWTLDAASGLSARGHRVVLIGRPGPFIDTARARGLPARGCSFGPDFNPLLISRFLGMFRRDATDLVVVNVGKDMRSAGVAAKLLGIPVVHRVGLAGDMLDTWKVRVLHRWIRPAILVPCAQIKHALPLELPYLRPDEITVIPTGKVPTPTPPTEIHRPLRCISTSQLNADKGHEDVLRALAELAGQGVNLLYHVVGTGRIEDRLRALVLELGLENRVVWHGFQSDVRALLRQADIFLLPSRREGLPNALLEAMAEGLVCVARNVGGVAEVWPRSLPLLSPEAGAGDIARVLRELNTLDDTTLVARKRLFWEQATANSLDIMIHRLERFFLNITERP